Within Vicia villosa cultivar HV-30 ecotype Madison, WI linkage group LG1, Vvil1.0, whole genome shotgun sequence, the genomic segment TTCTGATGGAATATAGGAATAGAACAATGGTTAAAATGCAAAAGAACAAGGATTTTAAGCACCACAACAAATGTAAAAAACTGGCCATCACTCACTTGTATTTTGCAGATGATGTCCTTCTTTTCAGACGAGGAGATGTTAAATCTATGGAGAGGATGTTTGAGGCATTTAAATGCTTTTCTGGTTCAACAGGTCTGATAGTGAATCATAATAAATGCATGATCTTCTGTGGTGGTATGGATAATGATGTAGATGTGACAATCCAGGATTCGACAGAATTTGCTATTGGTCAATTGCCTATTAGATACTCGGATGTTCCCTTGTTAAGCAAGAAATTGAATATGAATCATTACCTCCCTATGGTGGAAAGAATTACTAGTCGTATAAGGCATTGGACTGCAAAACTTCTAAGTAGAGCTGGTAGAATCCAGTTAGTGAACATCATTACCACAGCCATTGCTCAATATTGGATGAACTGTCTCCCGCTGCCCAAGTTTGTTATTCACAAAATTGATGCTTTGTGCAGGTCTTTTGTATGGACTGGAAAATCTGAGGTGAGCCGTAAGAGCCTTGTGGCATGGAAGAAGACTTGCAGCCCCATTCAACAAGGAGGACTGAACATGATCAACCTGGAAATTTGGAATTCTATCACTTTGTTGAAATGTTTATGGAACCTGTGCAAGAAGATGGATAATATGTGGGTGAAATGGGTGCACGCATATTACTTAAAAGGTAAAACGGTGCAAGCTGTTAGTATTCCAAATTCTTGCTCGTGGATTTTGAAGACCATAATCAAGAAGAGGTCTCTTATACCTATAATCCAGCAGCAATGGGAAGCCATGATAACAAAGAATCGATTTGTGATGAAGGATCTCTACCTGCAGCTTATTGATGATCAAAGTAGAGTGGATTGGAGAAATCTTATGAGAAACAATTATGCTAGACCTAGAGCATTAATTACCCTTTGGTTCGGATGTCATAGAAGATTAGCTACAAA encodes:
- the LOC131648863 gene encoding uncharacterized protein LOC131648863, translating into MVDWNSLECILEEIGLPRKFTSWIMKMVTIVSYRFNVNGEYSDLLQAMRGIRQGDPISPLLFVILMEYRNRTMVKMQKNKDFKHHNKCKKLAITHLYFADDVLLFRRGDVKSMERMFEAFKCFSGSTGLIVNHNKCMIFCGGMDNDVDVTIQDSTEFAIGQLPIRYSDVPLLSKKLNMNHYLPMVERITSRIRHWTAKLLSRAGRIQLVNIITTAIAQYWMNCLPLPKFVIHKIDALCRSFVWTGKSEVSRKSLVAWKKTCSPIQQGGLNMINLEIWNSITLLKCLWNLCKKMDNMWVKWVHAYYLKGKTVQAVSIPNSCSWILKTIIKKRSLIPIIQQQWEAMITKNRFVMKDLYLQLIDDQSRVDWRNLMRNNYARPRALITLWFGCHRRLATKDRLVKMGMIQNL